One part of the Anaerotruncus rubiinfantis genome encodes these proteins:
- the carB gene encoding carbamoyl-phosphate synthase large subunit: protein MPLREDIKKVLVIGSGPIVIGQAAEFDYAGTQACRALQEEGLEVVLVNSNPATIMTDKAMADKIYIEPLTLDVVKRIIKQEKPDSVLSTLGGQTGLTLSMQLAKEGFLEKHNVKLLGANPETIDKAEDRQIFKDTMQAINQPCIPSKVVTTIDDAVAFAGEIGYPVIVRPAFTLGGTGGGIAADEHELREISRNGLRLSPITQVLIEKCISGWKEIEFEVIRDRKGNTITVCSMENLDPVGVHTGDSIVVAPAVTLADKEYQMLRSAAITIVRSLGVEGGCNVQFALKPDSFEYAVIEVNPRVSRSSALASKATGYPIAKVAAKIAIGYTLDEIINAVTGKTYACFEPTIDYIVVKFPKWPFDKFVYGKRTLGTQMKATGEVMAIGTSFEQAMMKAVRSIELGLDTLDYKKLKDKTDDEIVALLHNCDDERIFVVYEALVRGIPAETIHGITMIDHWFLAKLKNLVDLESYLADGPLTEQKYKIAKKYGFLDKTAEKLSGCKIDPAWKRFASYKMVDTCAAEFSAETPYFYSTYDQENEAAEFLQHHPTGKKKVLVIGSGPIRIGQGIEFDYCSVHCVWALKEEGYEAIIANNNPETVSTDFDTSDRLYFDPLTPEDIDNLIETEKPWGVVVQFGGQTAIKLTKHLVEKGVNILGTSADSIDAAEDRERFDQVLERCGIPRPAGHTVMNTEEALAAANSLGYPVLLRPSYVLGGQNMIIAYSDADVTEYMGIIMSHNIENPVLIDKYMMGKEIEVDAICDGQDYLIPGIMEHIERAGVHSGDSISVYPAQTLSQKIKATLIDYTGRLARELKVVGLVNIQYVIYNNEVYVIEVNPRSSRTVPYISKVTGVPMVDIATKLLLGHKLCEMGYGSGLYPEGDYVAVKVPVFSFEKLHDVDTALGPEMKSTGEVLGIAKTFEEALLKGLVAAGYKLKRTAENGGVLLTVKDSDQQEMIPLAEKFEKLGFTLYATPGCASVLNRHMIATNVVRKMDGDHPHVMDLVESGKLDYIVSTSAKGRMPARHSVQMRRKAVELSIPCLTSLDTANALANCLMMKKTIDDVDLVDIVKI, encoded by the coding sequence ATGCCGTTACGTGAAGATATCAAAAAGGTACTGGTGATCGGTTCCGGCCCGATCGTGATCGGCCAGGCGGCCGAATTCGACTACGCGGGCACCCAGGCGTGCCGTGCGCTGCAGGAGGAAGGCCTGGAGGTCGTCCTTGTCAACTCGAATCCCGCAACCATCATGACCGACAAGGCGATGGCTGACAAGATCTATATCGAGCCGCTGACCCTCGATGTGGTCAAACGGATCATCAAGCAGGAAAAGCCGGACAGCGTGCTTTCGACGCTCGGCGGCCAGACCGGTCTTACCCTTTCGATGCAGCTGGCGAAGGAGGGCTTCCTCGAAAAGCACAACGTCAAGCTGCTCGGCGCGAATCCGGAAACGATCGACAAGGCGGAGGACCGCCAGATCTTCAAGGACACCATGCAGGCGATCAACCAGCCCTGTATCCCGTCAAAGGTGGTTACCACGATCGATGACGCGGTAGCTTTCGCCGGGGAGATCGGCTATCCGGTCATCGTGCGCCCGGCCTTCACGCTCGGCGGCACCGGCGGCGGAATCGCGGCCGACGAACACGAGCTGCGCGAAATCTCGCGCAATGGCCTGCGCCTTTCGCCCATCACCCAGGTGCTGATTGAAAAATGCATTTCTGGATGGAAGGAAATCGAATTCGAGGTCATCCGCGACCGCAAGGGAAACACCATCACCGTCTGTTCGATGGAGAACCTCGACCCGGTCGGCGTGCACACCGGTGACTCGATCGTGGTCGCGCCTGCCGTCACTTTGGCTGACAAAGAGTACCAGATGCTTCGTTCGGCAGCGATCACGATTGTTCGGTCGCTTGGCGTGGAGGGCGGCTGCAACGTCCAGTTCGCGCTGAAACCCGACAGTTTCGAATACGCGGTCATCGAGGTGAATCCCCGGGTTTCGCGTTCGTCCGCGCTCGCGTCCAAGGCGACCGGCTATCCGATCGCGAAGGTCGCGGCCAAAATTGCGATCGGCTACACCCTCGACGAAATTATCAATGCTGTCACAGGCAAGACCTATGCCTGTTTTGAGCCGACCATCGACTATATTGTCGTCAAATTCCCGAAATGGCCGTTTGATAAATTTGTCTACGGCAAACGGACGCTCGGCACCCAGATGAAGGCGACCGGAGAAGTCATGGCCATCGGTACCTCGTTTGAACAGGCGATGATGAAGGCGGTCCGCTCAATCGAGCTTGGGCTCGACACCCTGGATTACAAAAAGCTGAAGGACAAAACCGACGATGAGATTGTCGCGCTGCTGCATAACTGCGACGATGAGCGGATCTTTGTGGTCTACGAGGCGCTTGTGCGCGGTATCCCGGCTGAAACGATCCATGGAATCACCATGATTGACCACTGGTTCCTGGCGAAGCTCAAAAACCTCGTCGATCTCGAATCCTATCTGGCGGACGGCCCGCTCACCGAGCAGAAATATAAAATTGCCAAGAAGTACGGTTTCCTTGATAAGACGGCGGAAAAGCTTTCCGGGTGCAAAATTGATCCTGCCTGGAAACGCTTCGCCTCCTACAAGATGGTCGACACTTGCGCGGCGGAATTTTCGGCTGAAACGCCGTATTTCTACTCGACCTACGATCAGGAGAACGAAGCGGCGGAATTCCTCCAGCATCACCCCACCGGCAAGAAAAAGGTGTTGGTGATCGGCTCCGGACCGATCCGCATTGGCCAGGGCATCGAGTTCGACTACTGCTCGGTACACTGCGTCTGGGCGCTTAAGGAGGAGGGTTACGAGGCGATTATCGCCAACAACAACCCCGAAACCGTTTCTACTGACTTTGACACCTCCGACCGGCTCTATTTTGACCCGCTGACCCCGGAGGACATCGACAACCTTATTGAAACCGAAAAGCCGTGGGGCGTTGTGGTGCAGTTCGGCGGCCAGACCGCCATTAAGCTGACCAAGCACCTGGTGGAAAAGGGTGTGAACATCCTCGGCACCAGCGCGGACAGCATCGATGCCGCGGAGGACCGTGAGCGGTTCGATCAGGTGCTGGAGCGGTGCGGTATCCCGCGTCCGGCGGGGCATACGGTCATGAACACCGAGGAGGCGCTCGCGGCCGCGAACAGCCTCGGTTATCCGGTGTTGCTGCGGCCGTCCTACGTGCTTGGCGGCCAGAACATGATCATCGCCTATTCCGATGCGGACGTGACCGAATACATGGGGATCATCATGTCCCACAACATCGAGAACCCGGTGCTCATCGATAAATACATGATGGGCAAGGAGATTGAGGTCGACGCGATCTGCGACGGCCAGGATTACCTGATCCCGGGCATCATGGAGCACATTGAGCGCGCGGGCGTGCATTCGGGCGATTCAATCTCGGTCTATCCGGCGCAGACCCTTTCGCAGAAGATCAAGGCGACCCTCATCGATTACACCGGCCGGCTCGCGCGGGAGCTCAAGGTGGTGGGTCTTGTAAATATCCAGTATGTCATCTACAACAACGAGGTCTACGTCATCGAGGTCAACCCGCGCTCCTCGCGCACCGTCCCATATATCTCCAAAGTGACCGGCGTGCCGATGGTGGACATCGCAACCAAGCTGCTGCTCGGGCACAAACTTTGTGAGATGGGCTATGGTTCCGGCCTCTATCCGGAGGGCGACTACGTTGCGGTTAAGGTTCCGGTTTTCTCCTTCGAAAAGCTGCATGACGTGGACACCGCGCTCGGGCCCGAGATGAAATCCACCGGCGAGGTGCTCGGTATCGCCAAAACCTTTGAGGAAGCACTGCTCAAAGGGCTGGTCGCCGCGGGTTATAAGCTCAAGAGAACTGCTGAAAATGGCGGCGTGCTGCTCACCGTTAAGGATTCCGACCAGCAGGAGATGATCCCGCTTGCTGAGAAATTTGAGAAATTGGGCTTCACTCTTTATGCGACGCCGGGCTGCGCATCGGTGCTCAACCGCCATATGATCGCCACGAATGTAGTGCGCAAAATGGACGGCGATCATCCGCATGTGATGGATCTGGTCGAAAGCGGAAAGCTCGATTATATCGTCTCGACTTCCGCCAAAGGCCGTATGCCCGCGCGTCATTCGGTGCAGATGCGCCGCAAGGCGGTCGAGCTTTCGATCCCCTGCCTGACCTCGCTCGATACGGCCAACGCGCTCGCCAACTGCCTGATGATGAAAAAGACGATCGACGACGTGGATCTGGTGGACATTGTGAAGATTTAG